The Methanothrix sp. genome includes a window with the following:
- the hisF gene encoding imidazole glycerol phosphate synthase subunit HisF, whose translation MLARRIIPCLDCDLGVPDGRVVKGIEFRQIRYAGVPWELATRYYEDGADEIVFLDITASHERRATMFDVIKKTSEHVFVPLTVGGGISSLEDARNAFNAGADKVTVNTAALRRPELIREISESYGSQAVVVAIDAKRRYQDLDGRITINTESGRCWFECSCYGGRRFTGVDALAWARRVEELGAGEILLTSMDRDGTYDGFDIELTDAVSGMVRIPVIASGGCASPEHMYEVFRRTGASAALAASIFHFNQWSIRDCKRYLHERGINVRITD comes from the coding sequence ATGCTAGCCCGCAGAATCATTCCATGTCTGGATTGCGATCTCGGAGTCCCGGACGGGAGGGTTGTCAAGGGGATCGAGTTCAGGCAGATAAGATACGCAGGTGTCCCGTGGGAGCTGGCGACCCGCTACTACGAGGATGGCGCTGACGAGATAGTATTTCTGGATATCACAGCCTCCCACGAGCGCAGGGCGACGATGTTCGACGTCATCAAAAAGACATCAGAGCATGTTTTCGTGCCGCTGACAGTGGGTGGAGGCATCTCGAGCCTGGAGGACGCGAGGAATGCGTTCAACGCAGGTGCTGACAAGGTGACTGTGAACACAGCAGCACTCAGGAGGCCGGAGCTCATCAGAGAGATCTCGGAGAGCTACGGCAGCCAGGCGGTTGTGGTCGCGATCGACGCGAAGAGAAGGTATCAGGATCTGGACGGCAGGATAACAATAAACACTGAAAGCGGACGGTGCTGGTTTGAGTGCTCCTGTTATGGAGGCAGGCGCTTCACAGGGGTCGACGCGCTCGCATGGGCGAGGCGCGTTGAGGAGCTCGGTGCAGGGGAGATACTGCTCACAAGCATGGACCGGGATGGCACATACGATGGCTTCGATATCGAGCTCACTGATGCGGTATCGGGAATGGTGAGGATACCCGTGATCGCATCAGGCGGATGCGCCAGCCCTGAGCACATGTACGAGGTGTTCAGAAGAACGGGCGCATCTGCAGCGCTCGCCGCGAGCATATTCCACTTCAACCAGTGGAGCATCCGGGATTGCAAGAGGTATCTCCACGAGCGCGGAATAAACGTGAGGATCACCGATTAG
- the hisH gene encoding imidazole glycerol phosphate synthase subunit HisH has product MIAIVDYGMGNLFSIYNALLKAGGDPEIKREPDFAGAAGIVIPGVGSFGRCMESLRRFQEPLEQRIAEGTPVLGICIGMQVMMDESEESPGARGFGWIPGRVVRLPEGVTVPQMGWNSLEIKRDLELLDGISPGDMFYFVHSYHCVPSDKTAVVATTHYGVEIAAVVAEDNIYGTQFHPEKSGPKGLRILENFVRMVRC; this is encoded by the coding sequence ATGATAGCCATAGTGGACTACGGCATGGGCAATCTATTCAGCATATACAACGCACTTTTGAAGGCAGGTGGCGATCCTGAGATAAAGAGAGAGCCCGATTTTGCTGGTGCTGCGGGTATAGTCATACCCGGTGTTGGCTCCTTCGGGAGGTGCATGGAGAGCCTACGCAGATTTCAGGAGCCTCTGGAGCAGAGAATCGCTGAGGGAACTCCGGTGCTGGGGATCTGCATAGGCATGCAGGTGATGATGGACGAGAGCGAGGAGAGCCCGGGAGCCAGAGGCTTCGGCTGGATCCCCGGAAGGGTTGTGCGGCTGCCTGAGGGCGTAACCGTGCCGCAGATGGGGTGGAACAGCCTTGAGATAAAGCGGGACCTGGAGCTGCTGGACGGCATATCCCCAGGAGATATGTTCTACTTCGTCCACTCGTACCACTGCGTTCCATCTGATAAAACAGCTGTTGTGGCAACCACACACTATGGCGTGGAGATCGCAGCGGTTGTGGCAGAGGATAACATATACGGAACGCAGTTTCATCCGGAAAAGTCAGGTCCAAAAGGACTGAGGATACTTGAGAACTTCGTGAGGATGGTCAGATGCTAG
- a CDS encoding glutamate synthase-related protein — MNLRRPNANEATGTFNRSRDVVPMSGICSRCVDGCRGGCETWLSSFRGREVLYPGPFGEITAGADKNYPVDYSHLNIQGYAVGAYGLPEGVEPDPDTALFPNVNTETEYGWTRKVRMRVPIFTGALGSTEIARKNWEHFAIGAAISGITLVCGENVCGVDPDLVLGSDNKVKRSPEMDRRIETYRRFHEGYGEILVQMNVEDTRLGVAEYVSSKHNLETIELKWGQGAKCIGGEIRVPSLERALVLKRRGYVVQPDPEDPAIQAAFKEGGIKEFERHSRLGFVTKEGFLREVDRLRDLGFKRITLKTGAYSMVELAMAIRFGAEAHLDLITIDGAPGGTGMSPWPMMNEWGIPTFYLEALAYEFCERLSKRGMRVPDLAMAGGFSTEDGVFKAIAMGSPYVKAVCMGRALMIPGMVGKNIQKWLETGDLPKTVAKYGQRPEEIFVSYEELRAKYGEEIKNIPLGAVAIYTYCQKFRTGLQQLMAGSRNFSISSISRKDLMALTEDAARISGIPYVMDAYRDKALEILDWMGE; from the coding sequence ATGAACCTTAGAAGGCCGAATGCCAATGAGGCAACAGGGACGTTCAACCGCTCGCGGGATGTCGTCCCGATGTCCGGCATATGCAGCAGGTGTGTGGATGGATGCAGAGGCGGCTGTGAGACCTGGCTGTCATCATTCAGAGGAAGAGAGGTGCTATATCCAGGTCCTTTTGGAGAGATAACTGCGGGAGCCGACAAGAACTATCCTGTGGATTACTCGCATCTGAACATACAGGGTTACGCTGTCGGTGCCTACGGTCTCCCTGAGGGCGTCGAGCCTGATCCGGACACCGCGCTATTCCCGAATGTCAACACGGAGACAGAGTATGGCTGGACCAGGAAGGTGAGGATGAGAGTGCCGATATTCACGGGCGCTCTTGGGTCCACAGAGATAGCCAGAAAGAACTGGGAGCATTTCGCAATCGGTGCGGCCATATCCGGCATAACGCTTGTCTGTGGAGAGAACGTCTGCGGCGTCGATCCGGACCTTGTGCTTGGGAGCGACAATAAGGTCAAGAGGTCTCCTGAGATGGACAGGAGGATAGAGACATACAGGAGATTCCACGAAGGCTATGGCGAGATCCTGGTGCAGATGAATGTCGAGGACACGCGCCTGGGCGTTGCCGAGTACGTTTCATCGAAGCACAACCTTGAGACGATAGAGCTCAAGTGGGGGCAGGGCGCGAAGTGCATCGGCGGTGAGATAAGGGTGCCATCACTCGAACGCGCGCTCGTCCTCAAGAGAAGGGGCTATGTGGTGCAGCCAGATCCGGAGGATCCGGCGATCCAGGCTGCATTCAAGGAGGGCGGAATAAAGGAGTTCGAGCGGCATTCGCGCCTCGGCTTTGTCACAAAGGAGGGCTTCCTGAGAGAGGTGGATCGTCTCAGAGATCTTGGATTCAAGCGGATCACGCTCAAGACAGGCGCTTACTCCATGGTTGAGCTCGCGATGGCCATAAGATTCGGCGCCGAGGCGCATTTGGATCTCATCACGATAGACGGAGCGCCGGGCGGCACCGGAATGAGCCCGTGGCCGATGATGAACGAGTGGGGGATACCCACCTTCTATCTGGAGGCTCTTGCGTACGAGTTCTGCGAGCGGTTATCGAAGCGGGGCATGCGCGTCCCTGACCTGGCAATGGCAGGCGGCTTCTCAACAGAGGATGGTGTCTTCAAGGCTATCGCCATGGGCAGCCCATACGTGAAGGCTGTCTGCATGGGAAGGGCTCTGATGATCCCTGGCATGGTCGGGAAGAACATCCAGAAGTGGCTCGAGACAGGGGATCTACCAAAGACGGTTGCAAAGTACGGGCAGCGGCCTGAGGAGATATTTGTGAGCTATGAGGAGCTCAGGGCGAAGTATGGAGAGGAGATCAAGAACATACCGCTTGGCGCTGTCGCGATCTACACGTACTGCCAGAAGTTCAGGACCGGGCTGCAGCAGCTCATGGCAGGCTCGAGGAACTTCAGCATCTCATCCATATCGAGGAAGGATCTCATGGCGCTCACAGAGGATGCCGCGAGGATCTCCGGCATACCCTATGTCATGGACGCATACAGGGATAAGGCGCTTGAGATCCTCGACTGGATGGGAGAGTGA
- a CDS encoding FeoA family protein produces the protein MIELTKAPCNSLLEVKSFTGMGGWQKRLEAIGIRKGIRLKKIACQPFGGPVVVDVNGTKISLGRGIASKIQVELAQHVK, from the coding sequence ATGATAGAGCTCACAAAGGCGCCATGCAACTCGCTGCTCGAGGTCAAATCCTTCACAGGAATGGGCGGCTGGCAGAAGCGGCTGGAGGCCATAGGGATCAGAAAGGGGATCAGGCTGAAGAAGATCGCATGCCAGCCATTTGGGGGACCTGTTGTTGTTGATGTCAACGGAACAAAGATCTCACTTGGCCGCGGAATTGCATCGAAGATACAGGTCGAGCTCGCTCAGCA
- a CDS encoding small multi-drug export protein, protein MSDIPGWAMVMLLAMSPISELRGAIPLAIAYGYSPLEAYAISVLGNLIPVAPLLLFLGPVSSFLKRYPPGDRFFTWLFSRTRRKYIEGREGIGFAALTLFVAIPLPMTGAWTGCVLAFLLGFRFVPAFLSISLGVLMAGVVVTAAVSGAFAIGHTVQMVI, encoded by the coding sequence ATGAGTGATATTCCGGGATGGGCGATGGTCATGCTGCTGGCAATGTCACCCATATCTGAGCTTCGCGGAGCGATACCCCTGGCAATCGCCTACGGCTATTCGCCCCTGGAGGCGTACGCGATCTCGGTCCTGGGCAATCTGATCCCTGTGGCACCTCTGCTGCTCTTTCTGGGTCCGGTATCATCCTTCCTCAAGAGGTACCCGCCCGGGGACAGGTTCTTCACCTGGCTCTTCTCAAGGACCAGAAGGAAATACATTGAGGGCAGAGAGGGAATTGGATTTGCTGCTCTGACGCTCTTTGTCGCTATCCCTCTACCAATGACCGGCGCTTGGACCGGATGCGTTCTTGCATTTCTCCTGGGATTCAGGTTCGTCCCCGCATTTCTCTCGATATCACTGGGCGTGCTCATGGCAGGCGTGGTGGTGACAGCAGCCGTCTCCGGAGCTTTCGCAATCGGACATACGGTACAGATGGTCATTTGA
- a CDS encoding phosphoribosylaminoimidazolecarboxamide formyltransferase codes for MKLRQAVIPAGASERAKEMASELQELGLDILTLSNPAFSAPDDWSGRLLIYDESVMSSSNGRLLIRSAIHGGGAVLECDDREIFEAIRRDLNLADDVKRLASASALYRCMAFDAAELSSLQSDMYWPRYSVSLFEKVQDLRYGENWHQRAALYARPGGMGLFRAVKLNGKEMSYNNFVDAETVLEMLIDLSEYDGVPTNRPLAVIVKHANPCGVAYGRDLEEAYRWAFATDPKSAFGGVIGFNMKVDLATAEAIGDSFVEVLIAPGYEPDALELLMRNKPNRRILDIGDMLQRKEELYRGHAFRSIFGGMMLQDYDREDILEWRVVTQRSPTPEENRALRFAWKVTKYVKSNALVYTTADRTIGIGSGQVSRVDSARFGAEKAEEHGLDTRGTVAATDSFFPFRDGLDRVHEAGATAVVHPGGSIRDKEVIQAADEHGMAMVFTGMRHFRH; via the coding sequence ATGAAGCTCAGGCAAGCTGTGATCCCCGCCGGAGCCTCTGAACGGGCGAAGGAGATGGCAAGTGAGCTGCAGGAGCTCGGCTTGGATATCCTCACCCTTTCGAATCCGGCTTTTTCTGCGCCCGATGACTGGTCCGGGAGACTTCTCATCTACGACGAATCTGTGATGTCAAGCTCGAATGGACGATTGCTGATAAGATCTGCCATCCACGGCGGCGGTGCTGTTCTCGAATGTGATGACAGAGAGATCTTCGAGGCAATCAGGAGAGACCTGAATCTCGCGGATGATGTAAAAAGGCTTGCTTCCGCCTCAGCGCTTTACAGGTGCATGGCCTTCGACGCCGCCGAGCTCTCCTCGCTCCAGTCAGACATGTACTGGCCCAGGTACAGCGTCAGCCTCTTCGAGAAGGTCCAGGATCTCAGATACGGGGAGAACTGGCACCAGAGGGCAGCACTCTATGCAAGGCCGGGAGGGATGGGCCTCTTCAGAGCGGTCAAGCTCAACGGCAAGGAGATGTCCTACAACAACTTTGTGGATGCAGAGACCGTGCTGGAGATGCTCATCGACCTATCAGAGTACGATGGGGTTCCGACAAACAGACCGCTCGCCGTCATAGTGAAGCACGCGAACCCATGTGGCGTTGCGTACGGCAGGGATCTCGAGGAGGCATACAGATGGGCATTCGCCACAGACCCGAAGTCGGCGTTCGGCGGTGTGATCGGATTCAACATGAAGGTCGATCTCGCGACCGCAGAGGCGATAGGCGACAGTTTCGTCGAGGTCCTCATAGCACCCGGATACGAGCCTGATGCGCTCGAGCTGCTGATGCGAAACAAGCCGAACCGCAGGATACTGGACATCGGGGATATGCTCCAGAGAAAGGAGGAGCTGTACAGGGGGCATGCGTTCAGGAGCATATTCGGAGGAATGATGCTCCAGGATTACGACAGGGAGGATATCCTTGAGTGGAGGGTTGTCACACAGCGCTCTCCTACTCCGGAGGAGAACAGAGCGCTCAGATTCGCCTGGAAGGTCACAAAGTACGTAAAGTCCAACGCACTGGTTTACACCACTGCAGACCGGACGATAGGCATAGGCTCAGGCCAGGTCAGCAGGGTCGACTCTGCCAGATTCGGCGCTGAGAAGGCTGAGGAGCACGGTCTTGATACGAGGGGCACTGTGGCAGCGACCGACTCGTTCTTCCCCTTCCGCGATGGTCTTGACAGGGTTCACGAGGCAGGGGCGACCGCTGTCGTCCATCCGGGGGGATCGATAAGGGATAAGGAGGTAATCCAGGCGGCAGATGAGCATGGCATGGCCATGGTGTTCACTGGGATGCGCCACTTCAGGCACTGA
- a CDS encoding NosD domain-containing protein, with product MSMAWPWCSLGCATSGTEQMAALRIVIILTLLSSPALAVQIHAGQDVQSAINSASPGDVLILGAGEHRPFVVDRPLTLIGDGAFIRSDVQSPAITVRSDNVRIEGFSIAGVKRPSEEKFRYYMERYQGGASGGASRVSTPAKSTGNLRLDLPNAAVLVFGSNVTLEKMSVRDAEVGVFAEGLDDLLINESTFQSCKTGVLIIRASNVIVGNTGLIGCEKAGLNASNSRSFTVSGCSAINNTHAGLFFRNCEDIDVIDNTLRGNSEGLVFWGTNHSSATGNRADQNYYGILLADSHNNTISRNILVNNRRSEIVSGFGVGMSIQANSSYNLVFKNTASNNYNGLEITENCQRNALCGNNISRNTHGVRLDKNWNNLIYRNNFVDNVISGYDNQTKSIWNTTVGNYYSDYRGSDDDGDGIGDVPYAIPKGSSVATDYRPLVMPFTGEIDPDEILEDIKRYARYNPEEGSTIRVDESGATIKYAARRAPPVFEENTNTVVERPPFTPVL from the coding sequence ATGAGCATGGCATGGCCATGGTGTTCACTGGGATGCGCCACTTCAGGCACTGAGCAGATGGCTGCTCTCAGGATCGTGATAATCCTAACACTTCTCTCGTCTCCAGCCCTGGCTGTCCAGATCCACGCAGGTCAGGATGTCCAGAGCGCAATAAATTCAGCCTCCCCCGGAGATGTCCTGATCCTGGGGGCAGGTGAGCACAGGCCGTTCGTTGTGGACAGGCCGCTGACGCTCATCGGAGATGGCGCCTTCATACGCTCTGATGTCCAGTCTCCAGCGATAACAGTCCGATCCGACAATGTGAGGATTGAGGGATTTTCGATAGCAGGGGTGAAGAGGCCGTCTGAGGAGAAGTTCAGGTATTACATGGAGCGATACCAGGGCGGCGCTTCAGGAGGTGCATCACGAGTTTCAACCCCTGCGAAATCCACAGGCAATCTCAGACTGGACCTGCCGAACGCTGCCGTTCTTGTATTTGGAAGCAACGTAACGCTGGAGAAAATGAGCGTCAGGGATGCTGAGGTGGGGGTTTTTGCCGAGGGACTTGATGATCTCCTGATAAATGAATCCACATTTCAGAGCTGCAAGACCGGCGTGCTGATTATCAGAGCCTCGAACGTGATCGTCGGCAACACCGGGCTGATCGGTTGTGAGAAGGCTGGGCTGAACGCCTCGAACTCCAGGTCATTTACGGTCAGTGGATGCAGTGCGATAAACAACACTCATGCTGGACTCTTCTTCAGAAACTGCGAGGATATCGATGTCATTGATAACACCCTGAGGGGAAACTCAGAGGGACTGGTCTTCTGGGGCACGAACCACAGCTCTGCAACGGGCAATCGCGCAGATCAGAACTACTACGGAATTCTCCTTGCGGACTCGCACAACAACACGATCTCCAGAAACATTCTCGTCAACAACAGGAGAAGCGAGATTGTGAGTGGATTCGGAGTTGGCATGAGCATCCAGGCGAACAGCAGCTACAACCTGGTTTTCAAAAACACAGCATCAAACAACTACAACGGTTTGGAGATAACCGAGAACTGCCAGAGAAACGCGCTTTGCGGGAACAACATATCCAGGAACACGCACGGTGTCAGACTCGACAAGAACTGGAACAATCTGATCTACAGGAACAACTTTGTGGACAACGTGATAAGCGGCTACGACAATCAGACGAAGAGCATATGGAACACGACCGTCGGCAATTACTACAGCGACTACAGGGGATCCGATGACGATGGAGATGGTATAGGCGATGTGCCCTACGCCATACCAAAGGGCAGCTCGGTGGCCACGGACTACAGACCGCTTGTGATGCCATTCACAGGAGAGATCGATCCAGATGAGATCCTGGAGGATATAAAGCGATATGCCCGTTACAATCCAGAGGAGGGCAGCACCATCCGGGTCGATGAGAGCGGAGCCACGATAAAATACGCAGCTCGTAGAGCCCCTCCGGTCTTCGAGGAGAATACGAATACGGTGGTTGAACGCCCGCCGTTCACGCCGGTGTTATAA
- a CDS encoding DUF167 domain-containing protein has product MKSLDDAVERHPDGVVLHIDVLPGASELVIPAGFNAWRGSIEIRLTERADHGRANRQLLHELARAFGLSQGDVEIMSGHRSHRKVVLMRGIDAGSVLEALRRSLG; this is encoded by the coding sequence GTGAAGAGTCTGGATGATGCGGTCGAGCGCCACCCTGATGGCGTGGTCCTGCACATCGATGTTCTTCCAGGGGCGTCAGAGCTGGTGATTCCAGCGGGTTTCAATGCCTGGAGGGGCAGCATCGAGATCAGGCTTACGGAGAGAGCTGATCACGGGCGGGCCAACAGACAGCTGCTGCATGAGCTGGCCAGGGCTTTCGGGCTCTCGCAGGGCGATGTGGAGATAATGAGCGGACACAGGAGCCACAGGAAGGTGGTTCTCATGAGGGGCATCGATGCCGGATCTGTTCTGGAGGCTCTCAGGAGATCGCTCGGGTGA
- a CDS encoding methyltransferase domain-containing protein — protein sequence MYTWDPEEYERSSSAQQEWAMSALSELRIRGDERILDVGCGDGKVTARISQLVPDGSVLGIDISADMISFARSRHPSDVFRNLRFEQGDALDLHFQEEFDMVVSFACLHWIQDHLSVLRGICRSLVPGGRMLIQCGGRGNAAQLLDITSEVIREERFASYFKDFGFPYFFYTPEDYERWIPEAGLHTVSVKLIPKDMVHSRHALEGFIRSTWLPYLQRLPPDLRPDLVQEIAGRYIERYPSPDGMIHVRMMRLQALAEKQPE from the coding sequence ATGTACACATGGGACCCGGAGGAGTACGAGAGGAGCTCCTCAGCCCAGCAGGAGTGGGCCATGAGCGCTCTCTCCGAGCTGAGGATCAGAGGAGACGAGCGCATACTCGACGTCGGGTGCGGGGACGGGAAGGTCACTGCGCGCATCTCACAGCTCGTGCCTGATGGATCGGTTCTCGGAATAGACATCTCCGCAGATATGATCTCCTTCGCAAGGAGCAGGCATCCCTCTGATGTTTTCAGGAACCTCAGATTTGAGCAGGGCGACGCACTCGATCTCCACTTCCAGGAGGAGTTCGATATGGTGGTGTCATTCGCATGCCTGCACTGGATCCAGGATCATCTTTCAGTCCTGAGGGGCATATGCAGGAGTCTCGTGCCCGGAGGCAGGATGCTCATACAGTGCGGCGGCAGGGGAAACGCGGCTCAGCTTTTGGATATAACATCAGAGGTGATCAGGGAGGAGCGCTTTGCCTCTTACTTCAAAGACTTCGGATTCCCTTACTTCTTCTACACCCCTGAAGATTACGAGAGGTGGATCCCGGAGGCCGGCCTCCACACCGTGAGCGTGAAGCTCATACCAAAGGATATGGTGCACAGCCGGCATGCGCTCGAGGGGTTCATAAGGTCCACATGGCTTCCTTATCTGCAGAGACTTCCTCCAGATCTGCGCCCTGACCTCGTTCAGGAGATAGCCGGGCGCTACATCGAGCGTTATCCATCTCCTGATGGCATGATCCACGTCAGGATGATGCGGCTGCAGGCTCTGGCTGAGAAGCAGCCGGAGTGA
- a CDS encoding toprim domain-containing protein, which yields MRAHRRSYDLEALEEQIEALLDASERGAAVIVEGPRDRDALRRIGVPGPILMSSQRSCLELAEETARSYSEIVLMTDWDARGEEIAHKMEEYLRPTGVRVDVEIRKRLKLLVRKEIKDVESLWIFLERARESQGL from the coding sequence ATGAGAGCGCACAGGAGGAGCTACGATCTCGAGGCGCTCGAGGAGCAGATCGAGGCCCTCCTTGATGCATCAGAGCGGGGCGCAGCTGTCATCGTCGAGGGGCCGCGCGACAGGGATGCGCTCCGCAGGATCGGCGTTCCTGGTCCGATACTGATGTCGTCCCAGAGATCGTGCCTGGAGCTTGCAGAGGAGACCGCGAGATCGTACAGCGAGATCGTGCTGATGACCGACTGGGACGCGCGAGGGGAGGAGATCGCCCACAAGATGGAGGAGTACCTCCGCCCCACTGGAGTCAGGGTCGATGTGGAGATCAGAAAGCGGCTCAAGCTTCTTGTTAGAAAGGAGATAAAGGATGTCGAGAGCCTCTGGATATTCCTGGAGAGGGCGCGGGAGAGCCAGGGTCTGTAG
- a CDS encoding phosphoribosylaminoimidazolesuccinocarboxamide synthase codes for MNRKLLMRGKVKEAYDLGSELEFQFTDNISVFDKIIPTRIPYKGETLCREGVFWFERAERMGIRNHFVRYLPPAGMIVRKVSIVSPERITRETKGHLIPLEFICRWYVAGSLFDRLESGEMDPEALGFPRGRKVSYAEQLPEPYIEVSTKLEKTDRLLSRDEALELARLSPQEFEEITETIIRIDEDIRRCVEPRGLIHVDGKKEFAFDENREIMVVDVYGTADEDRFWDKALYEEGEYVDLSKEYVRKYYRQIGYKDLLYQARSSKMPEPEIPPLPDEIVQRTSEIYIKLYERITGERFVPAGAQ; via the coding sequence ATGAACCGCAAGCTTTTGATGAGGGGCAAGGTGAAGGAGGCCTATGATCTCGGCTCCGAGCTGGAGTTCCAGTTCACCGATAACATCTCTGTGTTCGACAAGATCATACCGACAAGGATACCGTACAAGGGCGAGACGCTATGCAGGGAGGGTGTCTTCTGGTTCGAGCGCGCTGAGCGGATGGGCATAAGGAATCATTTCGTCAGATACCTCCCGCCCGCTGGTATGATTGTGAGAAAGGTCAGCATAGTATCTCCGGAGCGCATAACCCGTGAGACGAAAGGACATCTGATACCTCTGGAGTTCATATGCAGATGGTACGTTGCAGGCTCTCTCTTCGACCGGCTTGAGTCCGGAGAGATGGACCCGGAGGCTCTTGGGTTCCCACGTGGGAGAAAGGTCTCCTATGCAGAGCAGCTGCCGGAGCCGTACATAGAGGTCTCCACCAAACTGGAGAAGACCGACAGGCTTCTGAGCAGGGATGAGGCCCTTGAGCTCGCAAGGCTAAGCCCGCAGGAGTTCGAGGAGATCACAGAGACGATAATCAGGATAGACGAGGATATCAGGAGATGTGTGGAGCCCCGAGGTCTCATACACGTGGATGGGAAGAAGGAGTTCGCGTTCGATGAGAACAGGGAGATCATGGTGGTCGATGTCTACGGGACAGCAGACGAGGACAGGTTCTGGGATAAAGCTCTGTACGAGGAGGGCGAGTACGTCGATCTGAGCAAGGAGTACGTCCGGAAGTACTACAGGCAGATCGGCTACAAGGATTTGCTCTATCAGGCAAGAAGCTCGAAGATGCCAGAGCCGGAGATTCCACCCCTGCCGGATGAGATCGTGCAAAGGACGAGCGAGATTTATATCAAGCTGTACGAGAGGATCACAGGCGAGAGGTTCGTGCCCGCTGGAGCACAGTGA